The following is a genomic window from Crocinitomicaceae bacterium.
GTGAAAGATTATTTTGGAATTGTAACCGGTATAGGGTTTACAAATAGCCGATATGGTTTTGACAATGATCATCTGCGACTTGCCTCTAATGCTGATTCAACCTGGGGCATGTATGATTCAACCCTCACAACAGGATTCACCAAAAACCAATTGCGTGTGAATTATTTCAACGTGCCGGTTTTGTTTCAAATCAATACCTCAAAATTTGAAGACAAGAATTTTCATATTGCATTTGGTGCCATTGGAGGTATTCGCATGAGCTCAAAAGTGAAATATGTGTATGATGTTTTTGGCGGCGAAAATGATCACAAAGAAAAAGGAAGATACAACTTGAACCCTTTCCAGTTGTGTGCTACAGCGCGCTTAGGTTTCCGTGATTTTGGATTGTTTGTGAACTACAACTTACTCTCGCTATACGAAAATGGAAAATCACCCAATGCCTATCCACTGACATTTGGAGCATCACTCCATTTTTAAATAATACTGAGTTGAAAAACTCACATCGCGCTACTTTTTACCGACACTGGATTTAGTAAATTTTCATAGCATGAGTAAGCCAAAAAAAATCCGGCCTGTCAAAATACAATAGCAAAAAAGTAGATTTTTCATGGAGCGACATTCCCCCGGTTCAAACGTGAATTAGGGGGAATGTTTTTTTGTACAATCGTAAAAAAAACGGTCAACGTATTTCAGGTATCATCTTAGGTTTTAGGGATTAGGACATAGGTGTTAGGGAGAAAGTACGAATTAAGTATTATCACTATTTCCAACCCCTAAGTCCTAACCCCTAACCCCTAAAACCTAAGTCCTACTCACACCCTTCTGTTAGCCAACAAAGGCGGCGGTTCACCGTTGAAGGGATTCCAGCGACCTATTGTTTTAGCTTCCATACCGGCAGCTTTCATGATGGCGCGGTCACCGTATTTAATTCTGATTTTATCCATGGCCTGATACAGGTTGATAATTTCTGTGTCTTCAAATAAATTAATTTGATGTCCGCCTTCAACCAAATGACTGAACCGAACACCTATCAACCTAACAAGCAAACGACGATTGTATAATTTGCGGAATAATTCCAGCGCAACCGGTATGATATGATGATCTGATGCGCTGTACGGAATTTGTTTCTGCAGTGTGTATGTCTGAAAATCTGAATAACGTAATTTAATGGTTACGCAAGCCGTTAGTTTGTTGCCGCGGCGCAATTGAAAAACCAGGTTCTCAGCCATAGCGGTGATGATGCTTTCCAGTTTGCGCACATCAATGGTGTCTTTGTCAAAGGTACGCTCAGTTGAAATTGATTTGCGTTCATGATATTGCACTACGGGCGTGTTGTCAATTCCGTTTGCTTTTTTCCACATCAGAATGCCGTTTTTACCAAACACTTTTTCCATCACTTCTACCGGCATTTCCTGAATGGTGATAATTTTTTTTACGCCCAGATTACACAATGCACGGTAAGTCACATCGCCAATCATTGGAATTTTTTTGACCGATAAAGGAGCCAGAAAATTTTTTTCAGAACCCGCACCTACAAAAATTTTGTTGTTGGGTTTGGCTTCACCCGTGGCAATTTTTGAAACAGTTTTATTGACTGATAATCCAAATGAAATAGGCAAACCGGTTTCACGTATAATGCGCTCACGCAGTTCAGCAGAATATTTATACGTTCCAAAAAATTTATCCATGCCGGTGAGATCAGCATAAAATTCATCTACTGAAGATTTTTCATACACCGGTACCGCTTCTTTGATAATATCCGTAACCATGTTTGAATATTTGCTGTACACGCCTGAATTTCCCCGCAGCACAATAGCCTCAGGACAAAGCTGTCTGGCCATACGCATGGGCATGGCAGAATGAATACCAAACTTACGTGCCTCATAACTGCATGATGCCACCACACCGCGGTCTGATGTGCCGCCAATCAACACCGGTTTTCCATTGAGCCTGCTGTCAATCAACCGCTCGCATGAAACAAAAAAGGTGTCTAAGTCAAGATGAATAATGGTTCTCATTAGGGTTTAGGGTAAAAGATGCGTAGGTGTCTACTGTAAATTGTCAGCATAATGTGGACTTATTTAGTTAAAATATGAGATTCTTTTCACGGATATGTAATTTTAAACAGCACGAAATCAAATTGTTTTCTTAGTACTTAATAATTTCAAAAACCAACGGTTTAATCATAATCAACGTACTAGGTATATGCGGTTTTTCTTTGTCTTCATTCTTTTGTTCACTCTGTTGGCCAAATTAAATGCACAGGAAGATAAATTAAGAAGAAATGTTCTTTCTATCGAGAGTGGTTTCTTCCATCGCGGTTTGCTGGGCGTTTCGTACGCAAGAAATTTCTGTGTACGTGAACGCACATTTATGACTGCATCCACTTATGCAGGGTTGGGATTTTATTTTATAGAATATGCTGGTTTCGGGTATGATTTTAATATAGGTAAAGGTGAAGCGTTTTTTTATACAGGGGTTGATGTCAAGGTTATTCTCCCAAATGATTTGAAACCGCTGTTTGTTGATAGTAACTACTCTATGTTTGCCTTTGAACCTCATATAGGAGTAAATGTTAGTACTCATTTCGGAATAACCGTGAAATTTTTAGCGGGATATATGTTCGCAAAAGAACCAGACGATGGCTTTTCTGCTTTCCCTGCGCTTGGACTTTCACTTGGATATGCGTTTTAAAATTAAATTTTTCCTGAACTAGCTGTAAATCGCCCATACTTCTTGCGCAATTCTTTGTTGGTTTTTACGTCCTCGTGTAGGGACAGGTCGCGACCTGTCCCTACGGAGCGACCTGTCCCTACGGAGTTTGTTGAATACCGAGGGTCTTCCATCACCTCCATTTTCTCCATGTATTCTGCTTCAACGTGAATGCAATCATACTCTTCATTCACCCGGCCACGCACTTTGTAAACGGCTGTTCCTCGGAACGGATACCGCTGCGCCACCGGAGGAAAATGTACCGTGTCTAACCATTGTCCTTCTTCATCTAAAAAAGTTCCGAAACACATAATTTCGCCTTTTTTTGTTTGCGCATGTTTGCGGTGAATTAAATATCCTTTTATCCAAACAATTTTTCCAACATGCTGATGAAGATCTTTTGCCAGCACGGCCGGTGTATCATCAGCACGCAACAATAAA
Proteins encoded in this region:
- the dinB gene encoding DNA polymerase IV is translated as MRTIIHLDLDTFFVSCERLIDSRLNGKPVLIGGTSDRGVVASCSYEARKFGIHSAMPMRMARQLCPEAIVLRGNSGVYSKYSNMVTDIIKEAVPVYEKSSVDEFYADLTGMDKFFGTYKYSAELRERIIRETGLPISFGLSVNKTVSKIATGEAKPNNKIFVGAGSEKNFLAPLSVKKIPMIGDVTYRALCNLGVKKIITIQEMPVEVMEKVFGKNGILMWKKANGIDNTPVVQYHERKSISTERTFDKDTIDVRKLESIITAMAENLVFQLRRGNKLTACVTIKLRYSDFQTYTLQKQIPYSASDHHIIPVALELFRKLYNRRLLVRLIGVRFSHLVEGGHQINLFEDTEIINLYQAMDKIRIKYGDRAIMKAAGMEAKTIGRWNPFNGEPPPLLANRRV
- a CDS encoding outer membrane beta-barrel protein translates to MKKILSIVAIIVGLTSVAQTAGDTTRFKVGTMEFIIIDNDTIPVEDYEYGSEEWKEMDEDDKPDLTYWSGFDLGVNVLMNDNFKSDFSAEHLNCDPAQSFSYSFNFLEQRIRIVKDYFGIVTGIGFTNSRYGFDNDHLRLASNADSTWGMYDSTLTTGFTKNQLRVNYFNVPVLFQINTSKFEDKNFHIAFGAIGGIRMSSKVKYVYDVFGGENDHKEKGRYNLNPFQLCATARLGFRDFGLFVNYNLLSLYENGKSPNAYPLTFGASLHF